The following are encoded in a window of Polynucleobacter sp. AP-Kolm-20A-A1 genomic DNA:
- a CDS encoding 2-hydroxychromene-2-carboxylate isomerase, with product MSEKISATLYYDIISPFAYLYVKQRKRLEQKLDIKPVPILLGGLFRATENKGPGEIAAKRPHTYQFCVWQAEKLGIPFRFPEHHPFMTVAPQRLLVEHQANWEMVERAFDYVWMEGKDPNLSWPEFCIYLGLPADTAKPENPEVKAQLIANTNQAKVDGAFGVPALIVNQHCFWGVDTIDWTLDYLARPGMFNEASYAYAGNVPNGLA from the coding sequence GTGAGCGAAAAAATTTCAGCCACCCTGTATTACGACATTATTTCGCCATTCGCCTATCTCTATGTCAAGCAGAGAAAGCGTTTAGAGCAAAAACTTGACATCAAGCCTGTACCAATCCTCTTGGGTGGACTATTTAGAGCGACAGAAAATAAAGGCCCTGGTGAAATCGCTGCCAAACGTCCACACACCTATCAATTTTGTGTGTGGCAAGCAGAAAAGTTAGGTATCCCTTTTCGATTTCCCGAACACCACCCCTTTATGACAGTTGCACCACAACGTTTATTGGTTGAGCATCAAGCAAATTGGGAAATGGTTGAGCGCGCTTTTGACTATGTGTGGATGGAGGGCAAGGACCCCAACCTTTCCTGGCCTGAATTTTGCATCTACTTGGGCTTACCGGCCGATACCGCCAAACCTGAAAATCCAGAGGTGAAGGCCCAACTGATTGCCAATACGAATCAAGCAAAAGTAGATGGCGCCTTTGGTGTTCCCGCTTTGATTGTCAATCAACACTGCTTTTGGGGTGTTGACACAATCGATTGGACCTTGGATTACCTTGCGCGCCCCGGCATGTTCAATGAAGCCTCGTACGCCTATGCCGGCAATGTCCCTAATGGTCTAGCTTAA
- a CDS encoding replication-associated recombination protein A — MSGLFDSTPPPPLAEALRPKTIEEVIGQTHLLAAGKPLSLAFASGKPHSMILWGPPGVGKTTLARLSAKAFDREFIAISAVLAGVKEIREAIEQAQQNMAQYGKQTILFVDEIHRFNKSQQDALLPHVESGLFTFIGATTENPSFEVNSALLSRAQVYVLKSLNEVELKTLFERAHQYAMPQVQFEPAAIDTLISNADGDARRLLNLVEQVRNAVLTPNAQVETVDQTFIENALTVQARRFDKGGDHFYDQISALHKSVRGSNPDAALYWFCRMLDGGADPRYLARRIIRMAWEDIGLADPRAMQLANDAAQTFERLGSPEGELALGQAVVYLAVASKSNASYNAFNAARAYVANDQSKPVPNHLRNAPTKLMKELGHGKEYRYAHDEPHGYAAGESYLPEGMKEPHWYEPVERGLESQIKEKMAFLRKLDAEHQKK, encoded by the coding sequence ATGAGCGGTCTTTTTGATAGCACCCCGCCACCGCCATTAGCGGAAGCGCTTCGCCCAAAAACGATCGAAGAAGTCATTGGTCAAACGCATTTACTAGCTGCGGGTAAACCTCTCAGTCTTGCATTTGCCTCCGGAAAACCCCACTCCATGATTTTGTGGGGGCCGCCAGGCGTTGGTAAAACGACGCTTGCAAGACTATCAGCCAAAGCCTTTGATCGTGAGTTCATTGCAATCTCTGCCGTCCTCGCAGGCGTCAAGGAGATCCGTGAAGCAATTGAGCAAGCACAACAAAACATGGCTCAATATGGCAAACAAACGATTTTGTTTGTCGATGAAATTCACCGCTTCAACAAGAGCCAGCAAGATGCCCTACTACCCCATGTGGAATCAGGCTTATTTACCTTTATCGGCGCCACGACAGAGAACCCTTCATTTGAGGTGAACTCCGCACTGCTATCGCGTGCGCAGGTATACGTACTGAAGTCGCTGAACGAGGTGGAACTTAAAACCCTATTTGAGCGCGCGCATCAATATGCAATGCCCCAAGTTCAGTTTGAACCTGCGGCAATTGACACTCTGATTTCTAACGCGGATGGTGATGCCAGGCGCTTACTAAACCTCGTTGAGCAAGTTCGTAACGCTGTGTTGACGCCGAATGCTCAAGTTGAGACTGTGGACCAAACCTTTATTGAGAATGCGCTGACCGTCCAAGCCCGTCGCTTTGATAAAGGTGGAGATCATTTTTATGATCAGATCTCTGCACTGCATAAATCGGTCAGAGGCTCTAATCCCGATGCAGCGCTCTATTGGTTCTGCCGTATGCTTGATGGTGGCGCAGACCCACGCTATCTTGCTAGACGTATTATTCGCATGGCTTGGGAAGATATTGGTTTGGCCGATCCAAGGGCAATGCAATTGGCCAACGATGCTGCACAAACATTTGAACGATTGGGATCCCCAGAAGGTGAACTTGCCTTAGGTCAGGCCGTGGTCTATCTTGCTGTAGCCTCTAAAAGCAATGCCAGCTACAACGCTTTTAATGCTGCTCGAGCTTATGTAGCAAACGATCAATCTAAGCCCGTACCGAATCATTTGCGCAATGCCCCCACTAAACTCATGAAAGAGCTTGGCCATGGCAAAGAGTATCGCTATGCCCATGATGAACCCCATGGCTATGCTGCAGGGGAATCTTATTTACCAGAGGGTATGAAAGAGCCGCATTGGTATGAGCCCGTTGAACGTGGGCTTGAATCCCAAATCAAAGAGAAGATGGCTTTCTTACGCAAACTCGATGCGGAGCATCAAAAGAAATAA
- a CDS encoding DUF3429 domain-containing protein, protein MNPIPPLVRKLGYAGLIPFVGLALMVQLAPTPLNYLSAESLAGYGAVITSFMGALHWGANLHLLGKAPTGDRWEDRNAWIWGVIPALVAWVALHIYIPVGLLILASTLIIQRNIDQNTYQYYFADEVTRSAFMTMRNRLTYVAAACLTWASLVILFIQA, encoded by the coding sequence GTGAACCCCATTCCACCCTTAGTTCGCAAACTTGGCTATGCCGGTCTCATCCCTTTTGTTGGATTGGCGTTGATGGTGCAATTGGCACCCACTCCCCTGAATTATTTAAGCGCTGAATCATTAGCAGGCTACGGCGCTGTCATTACTTCGTTTATGGGTGCCTTACATTGGGGTGCAAACCTGCACTTACTTGGCAAAGCACCTACGGGCGATCGCTGGGAAGACCGCAATGCCTGGATTTGGGGTGTCATCCCTGCCCTAGTTGCCTGGGTAGCGCTACACATCTACATCCCAGTTGGTCTCTTAATCCTGGCTTCTACATTAATCATCCAGCGCAATATTGATCAAAACACCTATCAATATTATTTTGCCGATGAAGTGACGCGCTCTGCATTTATGACAATGCGCAATCGCCTGACCTATGTAGCAGCAGCTTGCCTAACTTGGGCGTCTTTAGTCATTTTGTTTATTCAAGCATGA